From the Tripterygium wilfordii isolate XIE 37 chromosome 6, ASM1340144v1, whole genome shotgun sequence genome, one window contains:
- the LOC120000568 gene encoding glyceraldehyde-3-phosphate dehydrogenase, cytosolic-like: MASDKKIKIGINGFGRIGRLVARVALQRDDVELVAVNDPFISTEYMTYMFKYDSVHGFWNKHELKVKDEKTLLFGDKPVTVFGIRNPEEIPWGQAGADFVVESTGVFTDKDKAAAHLKGGAKKVVISAPSKDAPMFVVGVNEKEYKPELNIVSNASCTTNCLAPLAKVLNDKFGIVEGLMTTVHSITATQKTVDGPSMKDWRGGRAASFNIIPSSTGAAKAVGKVLPELNGKLTGMSFRVPTVDVSVVDLTVRLEKEATYEEIKAVIKAESEGNLKGILGYTEDDVVSSDFVGDSRSSIFDAKAGIALSKNFVKVVSWYDNEWGYSSRVIDLISHMAKTQA; the protein is encoded by the exons ATGG CATctgacaagaaaattaagatcgGGATCAATG GTTTTGGAAGGATTGGCCGTTTGGTTGCCAGAGTTGCTCTTCAGAGGGACGATGTCGAGCTTGTTGCTGTTAACGATCCGTTCATTTCCACAGAATATATG ACATACATGTTCAAATACGACAGTGTTCATGGTTTTTGGAACAAGCATGAGTTGAAGGTCAAGGACGAGAAGACACTTCTCTTCGGTGATAAACCAGTCACTGTTTTCGGAATCAG GAACCCTGAGGAGATCCCGTGGGGCCAGGCCGGTGCTGATTTTGTCGTAGAGTCAACTGGAGTTTTCACCGACAAGGACAAGGCTGCTGCCCATTTGAAG GGTGGTGCAAAGAAGGTGGTAATCTCTGCCCCTAGCAAAGATGCACCAATGTTTGTGGTGGGTGTGAATGAGAAGGAATACAAGCCCGAGCTTAATATTGTTTCAAATGCTAGCTGCACTACTAACTGTCTTGCTCCCCTAGCCAAG GTACTTAATGACAAGTTCGGAATTGTTGAGGGTCTCATGACAACAGTTCACTCTATTACTG CCACCCAAAAAACTGTTGATGGTCCATCCATGAAGGACTGGAGAGGTGGAAGAGCTGCTTCCTTCAATATCATTCCCAGCAGCACTGGTGCAGCCAAG GCTGTGGGGAAAGTTCTTCCAGAACTTAATGGCAAATTGACTGGTATGTCCTTCCGCGTTCCAACTGTGGATGTTTCAGTTGTTGACCTCACTGTAAGGCTTGAGAAGGAGGCCACCTACGAGGAAATCAAAGCTGTTATCAA GGCGGAATCCGAAGGCAATCTCAAGGGTATCTTGGGTTATACTGAAGATGATGTGGTGTCCTCTGACTTCGTTGGTGACAGTAG GTCAAGCATATTTGATGCCAAGGCTGGTATTGCTTTGAGCAAGAACTTTGTTAAAGTTGTTTCATGGTACGACAACGAGTGGGGCTACAG
- the LOC120000272 gene encoding uncharacterized protein LOC120000272 has translation MASSRWVKPEVYPLFASVGLAVGICWMQLFRNITGNPEVRVMKEKRTAGVLDNFEEGERYAEHGLRKYVRNRSTQIMPKFNGFFTDPN, from the exons ATGGCCTCTTCAAGATGGGTGAAGCCTGAG GTGTATCCTCTGTTTGCATCAGTTGGTTTGGCAGTTGGAATCTGTTGGATGCAACTCTTTAGGAATATCACTGGCAATCCTGAAgtcag GGTAATGAAGGAGAAGAGAACAGCAGGAGTGCTTGACAACTttgaagagggagagagatatgCAGAGCATGGTCTGAGGAAGTATGTCCGCAATAGATCTACTCAGATCATGCCCAAATTCAATGGCTTCTTCACTGAtccaaattaa